Proteins found in one Triticum urartu cultivar G1812 chromosome 4, Tu2.1, whole genome shotgun sequence genomic segment:
- the LOC125552514 gene encoding uncharacterized protein LOC125552514 isoform X1 yields MSKVLESRNSFGTTTPTSSASASYSSKKNEKTVSRYLRPSTGSCHDLCKHGHRNPSEEKLLLLGGRRKKLPTHPNNLTLHGSVILDTPKDVRNRRNVSLVKSSISLGEADRVVHKIKSANLRGTESSEHLVPRIALSADHKNVNSDGRKKHPMVAQRTLANPRYSSGVPNLDKKAAMPVKGSKLPEKTLQEKARTVEKDTTVKQPLVKKPASLPTKLNSIKKVPVSSQASNNLVSSKDKSTLKGKLPSSPAIITGKHTSNTGKTGRSSMRSSNASINGKERSDVPRTPFSIEDEFIASVELQEDDVQNSCVTSYNVESTVVELFPDATEYGDISQTAPEEESRISSDDDLDMSSSSSVQSDLTPVETDEEDVQGSSITGHLVESALAELSSHATEYVEESRPARKETSRFSLEDDVVGSNEVSEPLVSELPVAVELQRSFDNQALKTMLSKPYLEHMQPEKNSADNRASTDEDIRADAAALCQLPKQLTAVQNADVYDSVLAESTPEVEADGVKVNASVESVITESREDMGAHEDLQGPPESCLDCTTGNVAENVEAAEIDDVENINSTSHCQSILEASSDGELTEQSKSVLTDSNLQNDELASVHNNGSFQQDELKSMIVAQQLVEELSDDENYEEYDYELIELDEFDAEDEGEAINPNDDSSKAKGQRLQRISSLHPDDASTTPYKLKFKRGKIVELTPDSNGPRRLIFRRRAANEVANGEGQLVRRIFKRNTRNNGVPTEPDLESPSVKLRHQDTQDKKDAQGLFNNVIEETASKLVESRKSKVKALVGAFETVILLQDGNPTTPQAGELLNVCCCNAYFLTVPASS; encoded by the exons ATGTCCAAAGTTTTGGAAAGTAGAAATTCATTTGGTACCACCACTCCTACGAGCTCAGCTTCAGCTTCATATTCTTCAAAAAAGAACGAGAAGACGGTATCACGCTACCTAAGACCTTCTACAGGCTCATGCCATGATTTATGCAAGCATGGACACAGGAATCCTTCTGAAGAAAAGCTTCTGCTTTTAGGagggagaagaaagaaacttccaactcatccAAATAATTTGACACTGCATGGATCAGTTATCTTAGATACACCCAAGGATGTCAGGAACAGAAGAAATGTTTCACTAGTCAAGTCGAGTATATCACTGGGTGAAGCTGATCGTGTTGTTCACAAGATAAAATCAGCAAATTTGAGAGGCACTGAATCATCGGAACACTTGGTCCCACGTATTGCTTTATCAGCTGATCATAAAAATGTGAACTCTGATGGCAGAAAGAAACATCCAATGGTTGCACAGAGGACTTTGGCTAATCCAAGGTATTCCAGCGGAGTACCCAATCTTGATAAAAAAGCAGCAATGCCAGTTAAGGGTTCGAAATTGCCAGAGAAGACACTGCAGGAAAAAGCTAGAACTGTGGAGAAGGACACGACTGTCAAGCAACCGTTAGTTAAGAAACCAGCTTCACTTCCTACTAAACTCAACTCGATTAAGAAAGTTCCTGTGTCATCTCAGGCTTCTAATAATCTTGTATCTTCAAAAGATAAAAGTACTCTGAAAGGAAAGCTTCCTTCTTCACCAGCAATTATTACTGGCAAGCACACAAGCAATACTGGTAAGACTGGAAGAAGTTCGATGAGGTCCAgcaatgcaagtatcaacggcAAGGAACGCTCAGATGTGCCCAGAACACCATTCTCCATTGAAGACGAGTTTATTGCCTCTGTTGAATTACAAGAAGATGATGTGCAAAATTCATGTGTTACAAGCTATAATGTGGAGTCAACAGTAGTGGAGCTGTTTCCAGATGCCACAGAATATGGAGACATTTCTCAAACAGCACCAGAAGAAGAAAGCAGAATAAGTTCAGATGATGACTTGGACATGTCCTCATCATCGTCTGTCCAATCTGACTTGACTCCTGTTGAAACAGACGAAGAGGATGTGCAAGGTTCATCTATTACAGGCCATCTGGTGGAGTCAGCGTTAGCAGAACTATCTTCACATGCCACAGAATATGTAGAAGAATCTCGACCAGCACGAAAAGAAACAAGTAGATTCAGTTTAGAGGATGATGTAGTGGGAAGTAATGAAGTGAGCGAACCATTGGTCTCTGAACTCCCCGTTGCTGTTGAATTGCAGCGATCATTTGATAATCAGGCACTCAAGACTATGCTCAGTAAACCTTACCTAGAGCATATGCAACCGGAGAAGAATTCTGCTGATAATCGAGCTTCAACGGATGAAGACATCCGAGCAGATGCTGCAGCTCTCTGCCAGCTACCTAAACAACTGACAGCTGTGCAAAATGCAGATGTATATGATTCTGTATTAGCTGAAAGTACGCCAGAAGTTGAAGCTGATGGAGTGAAAGTCAATGCTAGTGTGGAGTCTGTAATCACTGAAAGTAGGGAGGACATGGGAGCTCATGAAGACCTTCAAGGGCCTCCGGAGTCTTGCCTTGATTGCACTACAGGAAATGTAGCTGAAAATGTCGAGGCTGCTGAAATTGACGATGTTGAGAATATTAATAGTACATCTCATTGCCAATCAATTTTAGAAGCTTCATCAGATGGTGAACTTACGGAGCAATCAAAGTCTGTGCTAACTGATTCTAATCTACAAAATGATGAGTTAGCAAGTGTCCATAACAATGGCTCCTTTCAACAGGATGAACTGAAATCAATGATTGTTGCTCAACAGTTAGTGGAAGAACTATCAGATGATGAAAATTATGAAGAATATGATTATGAGTTAATTGAATTAGATGAGTTTGATGCAGAAGATGAAGGAGAAGCAATCAACCCAAATGATGACTCTTCAAAGGCTAAAGGCCAAAGGCTGCAAAGGATCTCATCACTTCACCCAGATGATGCTAGTACCACACCTTACAAATTGAAGTTTAAAAGGGGTAAAATTGTAGAACTCACCCCAGACAGTAATGGCCCGAGAAGACTCATATTTAGAAGAAGAGCTGCCAATGAAGTTGCAAATGGTGAAGGTCAGCTAGTGAGAAGGATTTTTAAGAGGAATACCAGAAATAATGGTGTTCCTACTGAGCCTGACTTGGAATCTCCTTCAGTGAAACTGAGGCATCAAGATACACAAGACAAGAAAGATGCGCAGGGGCTATTCAACAATGTAATAGAAGAAACTGCAAGCAAGCTTGTGGAGTCTAGGAAAAGCAAGGTAAAAGCTTTGGTTGGTGCTTTTGAAACAGTGATACTTCTCCAGGACGGCAATCCCACTACACCACAGGCAG GGGAGCTCCTAAACGTGTGCTGTTGCAATGCTTATTTTCTTACAGTCCCTGCTTCATCTTGA
- the LOC125552516 gene encoding remorin 1.4-like isoform X3, translating to MDSGDEYNAIFAATIAAAAYAIAAEEEKQKASPVQLPSKRGESIRKPTGGSKISRWFSAKERAEDADEGPANVSVRRPLKPEQRKPGGTGSDQKVPLPLPPKMHDSSVGAKKAPGSSRKSPEKKGSKRFEQEQAVQRVPTAVRPATSYQSRRNDDGAAGVTAIAGTQSKADAWEKERLARVREEYEKMMETIAEWETEKKVKAKRQKEQKEVALDRKRAKQLAEYNQEMTRINKIAGGARSMAGERKYEDEKKIREKAKKIRSTGKSPRGCCF from the exons ATGGATAGCGGAGACGAATACAACGCTATATTCGCAGCCACAATTGCCGCAGCGGCATACGCAAtcgcagcagaagaagagaaacAGAAGGCCAGCCCTGTTCAGCTGCCATCCAAGAGAGGTGAAAGCATAAGAAAGCCTACAGGAGGCAGCAAGATCTCAAGATGGTTCAGTGCCAAAGAGCGTGCAGAAGATGCTGACGAGGGACCAG CCAACGTATCGGTAAGGAGGCCGCTGAAACCAGAACAGAGGAAGCCCGGAGGCACGGGTTCAGACCAGAAGGTGCCATTGCCACTTCCACCAAAGATGCATGATTCTTCTGTGGGAGCAAAAAAGGCTCCAGGATCCTCCAGAAAATCACCAGAGAAGAAAGGAAGCAAGAGGTTTGAGCAGGAGCAGGCAGTTCAGAGGGTACCAACCGCTGTCAGGCCAGCAACATCATATCAGTCTAGGCGGAACGACGATGGCGCAGCAGGAGTAACTGCTATTGCCGGCACACAAAGCAAGGCTGATGCATGGGAGAAGGAAAGGCTTGCTAGAGTCAGGGAGGA GTACGAAAAGATGATGGAAACCATAGCCGAGTGGGAGACTGAGAAGAAGGTGAAGGCCAAGCGCCAAAAAGAACAGAAAGAG GTTGCGTTGGACAGAAAGAGAGCGAAACAACTGGCAGAGTACAATCAGGAAATGACAAGGATCAACAAAATCGCTGGAGGAGCAAGGTCAATGGCAGGGGAAAGGAAATACGAGGATGAGAAAAAGATCAGAGAGAAGGCcaagaagatacgatcaacaggAAAGTCTCCCCGTGGATGCTGCTTTTGA
- the LOC125552514 gene encoding uncharacterized protein LOC125552514 isoform X2 codes for MSKVLESRNSFGTTTPTSSASASYSSKKNEKTVSRYLRPSTGSCHDLCKHGHRNPSEEKLLLLGGRRKKLPTHPNNLTLHGSVILDTPKDVRNRRNVSLVKSSISLGEADRVVHKIKSANLRGTESSEHLVPRIALSADHKNVNSDGRKKHPMVAQRTLANPRYSSGVPNLDKKAAMPVKGSKLPEKTLQEKARTVEKDTTVKQPLVKKPASLPTKLNSIKKVPVSSQASNNLVSSKDKSTLKGKLPSSPAIITGKHTSNTGKTGRSSMRSSNASINGKERSDVPRTPFSIEDEFIASVELQEDDVQNSCVTSYNVESTVVELFPDATEYGDISQTAPEEESRISSDDDLDMSSSSSVQSDLTPVETDEEDVQGSSITGHLVESALAELSSHATEYVEESRPARKETSRFSLEDDVVGSNEVSEPLVSELPVAVELQRSFDNQALKTMLSKPYLEHMQPEKNSADNRASTDEDIRADAAALCQLPKQLTAVQNADVYDSVLAESTPEVEADGVKVNASVESVITESREDMGAHEDLQGPPESCLDCTTGNVAENVEAAEIDDVENINSTSHCQSILEASSDGELTEQSKSVLTDSNLQNDELASVHNNGSFQQDELKSMIVAQQLVEELSDDENYEEYDYELIELDEFDAEDEGEAINPNDDSSKAKGQRLQRISSLHPDDASTTPYKLKFKRGKIVELTPDSNGPRRLIFRRRAANEVANGEGQLVRRIFKRNTRNNGVPTEPDLESPSVKLRHQDTQDKKDAQGLFNNVIEETASKLVESRKSKVKALVGAFETVILLQDGNPTTPQAGNSPYLAQDEDEKARDEPL; via the coding sequence ATGTCCAAAGTTTTGGAAAGTAGAAATTCATTTGGTACCACCACTCCTACGAGCTCAGCTTCAGCTTCATATTCTTCAAAAAAGAACGAGAAGACGGTATCACGCTACCTAAGACCTTCTACAGGCTCATGCCATGATTTATGCAAGCATGGACACAGGAATCCTTCTGAAGAAAAGCTTCTGCTTTTAGGagggagaagaaagaaacttccaactcatccAAATAATTTGACACTGCATGGATCAGTTATCTTAGATACACCCAAGGATGTCAGGAACAGAAGAAATGTTTCACTAGTCAAGTCGAGTATATCACTGGGTGAAGCTGATCGTGTTGTTCACAAGATAAAATCAGCAAATTTGAGAGGCACTGAATCATCGGAACACTTGGTCCCACGTATTGCTTTATCAGCTGATCATAAAAATGTGAACTCTGATGGCAGAAAGAAACATCCAATGGTTGCACAGAGGACTTTGGCTAATCCAAGGTATTCCAGCGGAGTACCCAATCTTGATAAAAAAGCAGCAATGCCAGTTAAGGGTTCGAAATTGCCAGAGAAGACACTGCAGGAAAAAGCTAGAACTGTGGAGAAGGACACGACTGTCAAGCAACCGTTAGTTAAGAAACCAGCTTCACTTCCTACTAAACTCAACTCGATTAAGAAAGTTCCTGTGTCATCTCAGGCTTCTAATAATCTTGTATCTTCAAAAGATAAAAGTACTCTGAAAGGAAAGCTTCCTTCTTCACCAGCAATTATTACTGGCAAGCACACAAGCAATACTGGTAAGACTGGAAGAAGTTCGATGAGGTCCAgcaatgcaagtatcaacggcAAGGAACGCTCAGATGTGCCCAGAACACCATTCTCCATTGAAGACGAGTTTATTGCCTCTGTTGAATTACAAGAAGATGATGTGCAAAATTCATGTGTTACAAGCTATAATGTGGAGTCAACAGTAGTGGAGCTGTTTCCAGATGCCACAGAATATGGAGACATTTCTCAAACAGCACCAGAAGAAGAAAGCAGAATAAGTTCAGATGATGACTTGGACATGTCCTCATCATCGTCTGTCCAATCTGACTTGACTCCTGTTGAAACAGACGAAGAGGATGTGCAAGGTTCATCTATTACAGGCCATCTGGTGGAGTCAGCGTTAGCAGAACTATCTTCACATGCCACAGAATATGTAGAAGAATCTCGACCAGCACGAAAAGAAACAAGTAGATTCAGTTTAGAGGATGATGTAGTGGGAAGTAATGAAGTGAGCGAACCATTGGTCTCTGAACTCCCCGTTGCTGTTGAATTGCAGCGATCATTTGATAATCAGGCACTCAAGACTATGCTCAGTAAACCTTACCTAGAGCATATGCAACCGGAGAAGAATTCTGCTGATAATCGAGCTTCAACGGATGAAGACATCCGAGCAGATGCTGCAGCTCTCTGCCAGCTACCTAAACAACTGACAGCTGTGCAAAATGCAGATGTATATGATTCTGTATTAGCTGAAAGTACGCCAGAAGTTGAAGCTGATGGAGTGAAAGTCAATGCTAGTGTGGAGTCTGTAATCACTGAAAGTAGGGAGGACATGGGAGCTCATGAAGACCTTCAAGGGCCTCCGGAGTCTTGCCTTGATTGCACTACAGGAAATGTAGCTGAAAATGTCGAGGCTGCTGAAATTGACGATGTTGAGAATATTAATAGTACATCTCATTGCCAATCAATTTTAGAAGCTTCATCAGATGGTGAACTTACGGAGCAATCAAAGTCTGTGCTAACTGATTCTAATCTACAAAATGATGAGTTAGCAAGTGTCCATAACAATGGCTCCTTTCAACAGGATGAACTGAAATCAATGATTGTTGCTCAACAGTTAGTGGAAGAACTATCAGATGATGAAAATTATGAAGAATATGATTATGAGTTAATTGAATTAGATGAGTTTGATGCAGAAGATGAAGGAGAAGCAATCAACCCAAATGATGACTCTTCAAAGGCTAAAGGCCAAAGGCTGCAAAGGATCTCATCACTTCACCCAGATGATGCTAGTACCACACCTTACAAATTGAAGTTTAAAAGGGGTAAAATTGTAGAACTCACCCCAGACAGTAATGGCCCGAGAAGACTCATATTTAGAAGAAGAGCTGCCAATGAAGTTGCAAATGGTGAAGGTCAGCTAGTGAGAAGGATTTTTAAGAGGAATACCAGAAATAATGGTGTTCCTACTGAGCCTGACTTGGAATCTCCTTCAGTGAAACTGAGGCATCAAGATACACAAGACAAGAAAGATGCGCAGGGGCTATTCAACAATGTAATAGAAGAAACTGCAAGCAAGCTTGTGGAGTCTAGGAAAAGCAAGGTAAAAGCTTTGGTTGGTGCTTTTGAAACAGTGATACTTCTCCAGGACGGCAATCCCACTACACCACAGGCAGGTAACTCACCATATTTAGCTCAAGATGAAGATGAAAAGGCACGGGATGAGCCATTGTAG